In Apium graveolens cultivar Ventura chromosome 10, ASM990537v1, whole genome shotgun sequence, the following are encoded in one genomic region:
- the LOC141692417 gene encoding peroxidase P7-like, with product MASFVTLATLLVLFIGVSSAQLSPDFYLKTCPHLFPTVKSAVQSAISKETRMGASLLRLFFHDCFVNGCDGSLLLDDTSSFTGEKMATPNRNSARGFEVIDDIKSAIEKVCPGVVSCADVVALAARDSVTILGGPNWNVKLGRRDARTASQRAANNSIPPPTSNLNSLVSRFSKFGLSTKDLVALSGAHTIGQARCTNFRARIYNETKNLDSSLAQTRTSNCPRRSGSGDNNLAPLDLQSPTAFDNNYFKNLVNKKGLLHSDQQLFNGGSTDSIVRTYNNNPKSFSSDFAAAMIKMGDIKPLTGSSGEIRKNCRKRN from the exons ATGGCTTCTTTTGTGACTTTAGCAACTTTGCTAGTCTTGTTTATAGGCGTTTCTTCAGCTCAACTTTCTCCTGATTTTTACTTGAAAACTTGCCCTCACCTTTTTCCCACTGTAAAATCAGCAGTTCAATCTGCGATATCCAAGGAAACCCGGATGGGCGCATCTCTTCTTCGCCTCTTCTTCCATGATTGCTTCGTCAAT GGATGCGATGGATCGCTTCTCCTCGATGACACGTCTTCATTTACGGGGGAGAAAATGGCAACTCCGAATCGTAATTCTGCAAGGGGTTTTGAAGTGATCGACGACATAAAGTCTGCTATTGAAAAAGTGTGTCCCGGGGTTGTCTCCTGCGCTGATGTTGTTGCTCTTGCTGCTAGAGATTCAGTTACTATT CTTGGAGGGCCTAACTGGAACGTGAAACTTGGAAGAAGAGATGCTAGGACTGCAAGCCAACGTGCCGCAAATAACAGCATTCCTCCTCCAACTTCAAACCTTAATTCCCTGGTTTCGAGATTTAGTAAATTTGGTCTTTCCACCAAGGACCTAGTTGCTTTAAGTG GAGCTCACACAATAGGGCAAGCAAGGTGCACTAACTTCAGAGCTCGCATATACAATGAAACAAAGAACTTGGACTCTTCATTGGCTCAAACACGGACAAGTAACTGCCCAAGACGTTCAGGTTCAGGTGACAACAATCTGGCACCCCTTGATCTGCAATCTCCCACGGCATTCGACAACAATTACTTCAAGAATCTTGTGAACAAGAAAGGCCTTCTCCACTCGGATCAACAGCTCTTTAATGGAGGATCAACTGATTCCATTGTCCGAACATATAATAATAATCCTAAAAGCTTCTCTTCGGATTTCGCAGCGGCCATGATAAAGATGGGTGATATTAAGCCCCTCACTGGTTCAAGTGGTGAGATCCGAAAGAACTGCAGGAAGAGAAACTAG
- the LOC141689072 gene encoding peroxidase P7-like: MASFVTGAISLLVFFLIGTSSAQLCSDFYSRTCPQVFPVVRSAVYSAILNETRMGASLLRLFFHDCFVNGCDGSLLLDDTPLFTGEKRAAPNFNSARGFEVIDEIKSTIEMLCPGVVSCADILAIVARDSVAILGGPNWNVKLGRRDARTASQLAANNSIPPPTSNLDFLVSNFNSLGLSIKDLVALSGAHTIGQARCTNFRDRIYTETNNLDSIFAQLRASNCPGNTGSGDNNLAPLDLQSPTTFDNNYFNNLVNRRGLLHSDQQLYNGGPTDSIVRTYYDNPSSFASDFVEAMIKMGDIRPLTGYSGEIRRNCRRIN, translated from the exons ATGGCTTCTTTTGTGACCGGTGCTATTAGTTTGCTAGTGTTCTTCTTAATAGGGACTTCGTCAGCTCAACTTTGTTCTGATTTCTACTCCCGAACTTGTCCCCAAGTTTTTCCTGTTGTAAGATCAGCAGTCTATTCTGCGATACTCAACGAAACTCGTATGGGCGCTTCTCTTCTTCGCTTGTTCTTCCATGACTGCTTCGTCAAT GGATGCGATGGATCGCTTCTCCTTGATGATACTCCCTTATTTACGGGAGAGAAAAGGGCAGCTCCAAATTTTAATTCTGCGAGGGGTTTTGAAGTGATTGACGAGATAAAGTCCACCATTGAAATGTTGTGCCCCGGGGTTGTTTCATGTGCTGATATTCTTGCTATTGTTGCTAGAGATTCTGTTGCGATT CTTGGAGGGCCTAATTGGAATGTAAAACTTGGTAGGAGGGATGCAAGGACAGCAAGCCAGCTTGCTGCCAATAACAGCATTCCTCCTCCAACTTCTAACTTAGACTTTCTAGTTTCAAATTTCAACTCTCTTGGTCTATCCATCAAGGACCTTGTTGCTTTATCTG GAGCTCACACAATAGGGCAAGCAAGGTGCACCAACTTCAGAGATCGCATATACACCGAAACAAATAACTTGGACTCTATATTCGCTCAATTACGAGCAAGTAACTGTCCGGGAAATACGGGATCAGGTGACAACAATTTGGCACCTCTTGATCTCCAGTCTCCCACGACTTTTGACAACAATTACTTCAACAATCTTGTGAACAGGAGAGGCCTTCTCCACTCGGATCAACAGCTCTATAATGGTGGACCGACTGATTCAATTGTGAGAACATATTACGATAATCCTAGCAGCTTTGCTTCAGATTTCGTAGAGGCCATGATCAAGATGGGTGATATTAGGCCTCTAACCGGTTATAGTGGTGAGATTCGGAGGAACTGCAGGCGGATAAATTGA
- the LOC141689071 gene encoding alpha-aminoadipic semialdehyde synthase encodes MGSQAGEGTILGNGVVGILSESTNKWERRVPLTPSHCARLLHGGKGQTGVSRIIVQPSTKRIHHDALYEDVGCEVSEDLSDCGLILGIKQPKLEMILPNRAYAFFSHTHKAQKENMPLLDKIIAERTSLYDYELMVGDDGKRLLAFGKFAGRAGMIELLSGLGQRYLNLGYSTPLLSLGASYMYSSLAAAKAAVISVGEEIATIGLPAGICPLVFVFTGSGNVSSGAQEIFKLLPHTFVDPKRLPQLFAEERELTSARASKRVFQVYGCVVTSEDIVAHKDHEKVFDKVDYYAHPEHYRPIFHERIAPYASVLVNCMYWERRFPRLLTTKQLQDLMKEGCPLIGISDITCDIGGSIEFVNQNTSIDSPFFRYDPLNNSYHHDMEGNGVICSAVDILPTEFAKEASQHFGDILSKFIGRLASTGDIEKLPAHLNRSCIAHGGSLTSLYEYIPRMRNSNLEDLADNSVESNFNKSRFTRLVSLSGHLFDTFMINEALDIIDDAGGSFHLVKCQVGQSADAMSYSELEVGADDSELLDKIIDSLTLIANPSEDDKVVTRDRNMVSLKFGSFQNGDTTKLYDGRKSAVLILGAGRVCQPATELLASVGSTTSHQWLKSCTTSDYSEQNRVHVIVASLYMKDAEEIIKGIPNATAAQIDVMDNESLCNYVSQVDVVISLLPPSFHCTIAKACIKLKKHLVTASYVDDSMSKLDEPAKDAGITILGEMGLDPGIDHMLAMKMIDEAHARGGRITSFTSYCGGLPSPEAANNPLAYKFSWSPAGAIRAGRNPATYRLHDEVVNVNGDDLYDSATRFRIPDLPAFALECLPNRNSLVYGDLYGIGNEASTIFRGTLRYEGFGEIMGTMARIGFFDNQVNPNLENGKRSTYKNFLLELLKYEGKNSIGTTHIEEDIAKRIFSLGLCKEHGTAARTAKTIIFLGFNEPEDIPASCQSAFDVTCFRMEERLVYSSTERDMVILHHEVEIEFPDGQATEKQRATLLDYGRIENGKTTTSMALTVGIPAAIGALLILAKKIKTTGILRPIYPEVYEPALEHLHAYGFKLQEEVE; translated from the exons ATGGGATCACAAGCAGGTGAAGGTACCATTCTTGGAAATGGTGTTGTTGGAATTCTCTCCGAATCTACAAACAAGTGGGAAAGAAGGGTTCCCTTAACTCCATCCCACTGTGCTCGACTTCTACATGGTGGCAAGGGTCAAACTGGAGTTTCCCGCATTATTGTGCAGCCATCCACAAAGCGGATCCATCATGATGCTCTCTATGAAGATGTTGGTTGTGAGGTTTCTGAAGACTTGTCAGATTGTGGACTTATCTTGGGTATCAAACAACCCAAG TTGGAGATGATTCTTCCTAATAGAGCTTATGCATTCTTTTCTCATACTCACAAAGCACAGAAAGAAAATATGCCTTTGTTAGATAAG ATAATAGCCGAAAGGACATCCTTGTATGATTATGAACTAATGGTTGGTGACGACGGGAAAAGATTGCTCGCATTTGGAAAATTTGCTGGTAGAGCTGGAATGATTGAGTTGTTGAGTGGATTAGGACAAC GGTATCTTAATCTAGGATATTCAACACCTTTACTATCACTGGGTGCATCTTACATGTATTCATCTCTGGCTGCTGCTAAGGCTGCAGTGATCTCTGTCGGTGAAGAGATAGCAACTATTGGACTTCCAGCCGGGATCTGTCCCTTAGTTTTTGTTTTTACTGGTTCAGGAAATG TTTCTAGTGGTGCCCAAGAAATTTTTAAGCTTCTACCTCACACTTTCGTGGACCCCAAAAGACTTCCACAACTATTTGCAGAG GAGAGGGAGCTGACTTCAGCAAGAGCATCGAAACGAGTTTTCCAAGTATACGGTTGTGTAGTGACTTCTGAAGACATCGTAGCACATAAAGATCATGAAAAAGTCTTTGATAAG GTTGATTACTACGCACATCCGGAGCACTACAGGCCAATTTTCCATGAAAGAATTGCACCATATGCATCTGTTTTAG TTAATTGCATGTACTGGGAAAGAAGATTTCCTCGGTTGTTGACTACGAAACAGCTGCAAGATTTAATGAAGGAGGGGTGTCCGCTTATCGGAATTTCTGATATAACTTGTGATATTGGGGGCTCAATAGAGTTTGTTAACCAAAACACATCAATTGACTCACCTTTTTTTAG ATATGATCCCCTAAACAATTCATACCATCACGACATGGAGGGTAATGGTGTGATATGTTCAGCTGTCGACATTCTCCCGACGGAGTTTGCAAAAGAG GCTTCTCAACATTTTGGAGATATTCTATCCAAATTTATTGGAAGGTTGGCATCTACGGGTGACATTGAAAAACTACCGGCTCATTTGAATAGATCTTGTATAGCACACGGAGGATCACTTACTTCGTTGTATGAATATATTCCACGGATGCGGAATTCGAATTTAGA AGATCTAGCAGATAATAGCGTGGAGTCTAATTTTAATAAGAGCAGATTCACTAGATTG GTATCTTTAAGTGGTCATTTGTTCGATACTTTTATGATAAATGAGGCCTTAGATATTATTGATGATGCCGGTGGCTCCTTTCACTTGGTAAAGTGTCAAGTCGGTCAAAGTGCAGATGCTATGTCTTATTCAGAACTTGAA GTTGGTGCAGATGATAGTGAACTTTTAGATAAGATTATTGATTCTTTGACCTTGATAGCTAATCCAAGTGAAGACGACAAAGTTGTAACAAGAGATAGAAATATGGTATCACTGAAATTCGGTTCGTTCCAGAATGGTGATACCACAAAGTTGTATGATGGAAGAAAAAGTGCTGTGTTGATTTTAGGTGCAGGTAGGGTCTGTCAGCCTGCTACCGAACTCTTAGCTTCAGTTGGAAGCACTACATCTCATCAGTGGTTGAAATCATGTACAACATCTGACTACAGCGAGCAAAACCGTGTTCATGTAATTGTGGCATCACTTTACATGAAGGACGCCGAAGAG ATTATTAAAGGTATTCCAAATGCGACAGCAGCTCAGATTGATGTGATGGATAACGAAAGTCTCTGCAACTATGTGTCACAG GTTGACGTCGTCATCAGTTTGCTGCCTCCTAGTTTTCACTGTACAATAGCAAAAGCATGCATCAAG CTCAAGAAACATTTGGTTACTGCTAGCTATGTTGATGATTCTATGTCAAAGTTAGATGAGCCAGCAAAAGATGCGGGTATTACAATTCTTGGTGAAATGGGGTTAGACCCTGGAATAG ATCATATGCTGGCCATGAAGATGATAGATGAAGCACATGCTAGAGGTGGGAGGATCACGTCCTTCACTTCTTACTGTGGTGGTCTTCCATCTCCAGAAGCAGCGAATAACCCGTTAGCTTACAAATTCAG CTGGAGTCCAGCAGGAGCTATACGAGCTGGTCGCAATCCAGCCACCTATCGACTTCATGATGAAGTAGTGAATGTCAATG GTGACGATCTTTATGATTCAGCTACACGATTCCGTATTCCTGATCTTCCAGCTTTTGCTTTAGAATGCCTTCCGAATCGCAACTCTCTAGTATACGGAGACCTATATGGAATAGGAAATGAAGCATCAACCATCTTCCGTGGAACCCTTCGTTATGAAG GTTTTGGTGAAATAATGGGCACAATGGCAAGAATAGGTTTCTTTGATAATCAAGTGAATCCGAAtcttgaaaatggaaaaagaTCCACCTACAAGAATTTCTTACTTGAACTTCTTAAATATGAAGGAAAGAACTCGATAGGCACTACACATATAGAGGAGGACATTGCAAAAAGAATTTTTTCACTTGGACTTTGCAAAGAGCACGGAACTGCAGCAAGAACAGCCAAAACCATCAT ATTTCTGGGGTTCAATGAGCCAGAGGACATTCCTGCATCTTGCCAAAGTGCATTTGATGTCACCTGCTTCCGCATGGAGGAGAGATTAGTCTACTCCAGCACAGAAAGG GATATGGTGATCTTGCACCACGAAGTAGAAATAGAATTCCCAGATGGTCAAGCTACAGAAAAGCAAAGGGCAACTTTGTTGGACTATGGGAGGATTGAAAACGGAAAAACAACTACATCCATGGCACTTACTGTTGGAATTCCAGCTGCAATCGGAGCTTTG CTTATACTTGCAAAGAAGATTAAAACAACTGGTATATTGAGGCCCATTTATCCAGAAGTTTATGAGCCAG CTCTCGAACATCTACACGCCTATGGCTTTAAGTTGCAGGAGGAGGTAGAGTAA